In Terriglobus aquaticus, the genomic window GAGAATGCTGGCGACAGAACGGGCAGACTCGAGCTCGCGGGCTTCGGTGCGCTGGCCGTAGGAGAAGTGCAAGGCGTAGGCGTCGAAATCGCGCGCTGCCAGGGCGGCGCAGACGGTTGAGTCCATGCCACCGGACAGGCAGACCACGGCCTTGTTCCGTGGCTGCGCCGCTGTTGCAGATTCGGCCACTATAGGTCGTCTCCGTTGTCGGCCAGTGCTGCGCCATGTGGTGTGTTTGGACCGGTGACGGTCTCGCTGTCCTGCAAGCCTCCGGCAGGAACCGTGTTCAGCAACTCGCGCGCTGTTTCGGCGTCGGCCACTCGTACCTGCAGCCGGGCACCGCTCATGGGCAGCAGGATGTTGGCTTCTTCGCCGGAAAGAAAGCTGTCGATGCCGCTGCCGTCCAGCACGCTCTGCGCCAGTTGCGCATCACCAACTTCGCTGTAGCTGGCCACGGTTACGTAATCGTCTTCGTCGCGCTCTGCCATGATTCCTCGCTCTCTCAAGTCTAAGACGCCGAACTGGCAGCACCCGCTGCATGTTGTTCGCATCTGGGGTGGCGGGCTCTGGCACTCCGGGGTTAGTGCGCGTCGAGCTCGATCTTGCCAATGATGCGTGGCGGACGCTTCAAGAAGAAGACCAGCGGCAACAGGAAGATAAGCAAATAGGTGAACAGCCGGTACTGATCCATGTACGCCAGCAACTGCGCCTGTTCCCGCAGGCGCCCGTACAGTTCAGACAGGCCGGCGATGCCTTGGTTGGCTGCACTGAATCCCTGCGCGTTGCCTACTGCTTGCAGCGCCCGCTGTGCCAGCGGATTGGAAGCGGTGAGGTTCGCTCCCAGGTAGGCCTGGTGTGCCTGCGCTGTACGCTGCAGGAAGGTGCTCGCAACTGCGATGCCGATGGATCCGCCCTCGTTACGCACTAGGGCGTATAGTCCCGCTGCGTTGGAGCTTTGGTCGGAGGGCAGGAAGCGGAACATGATCGTCGACAGCGGGACGGTGACCATGCCCAGTCCCATTACCTGGACGACGCGCGGCCATATGAACGAACTCTCAGAGACCGACAGGTTGGCCAGCGAAAGCCACCAGGTGCCCAGCACCATGGTCGCGATGCCCGCGAAAATAAACCGCCGTGCGTCCGAGCCCCTGCCGAGCATCCAGCCCACGATCGGGACTTCCAGCATGGTCACCAGGCCGGCCGGCGACACGGCGATGCCCGCGCTGGTCGCGGTGTATCCCATCAACTCCTGCAGAAACTGTGGCTCCAGGAAGGTAGACGCGTACAGAGCCGTGTACACGCCGAGCACGATCACGCAGCACATTCCGAAGTTCCGCTCAGCCAACAGCCGCAGGTTCACCACCGGTGCCTTAACTCGCAGCTCCCACCAGACGGCTGTCAGCAGGCAGGCGATCGCGATGAATGCCGTCCAGCAAATGAAGCTGCTGCCGAACCAGTCGAGCTCCTGGCCCTTATCGAGCACAACTTCGAGTGAGGCGAGGCCGATGGAAATGAGTGCCAGGCCGGTGCCGTCAATCTGCAGCTTCTTGCCCTTGTTCAACAGGCGCTTGGCGACCAGTTGCGGCGGGTCGTGCAGAACGATGCGCGTGAAGAAGGCACACGCCAGGCCCACGGGAATGTTGATGTAAAAGATCCAGCGCCAGGAGTAGTTATCGGTGATCCAGCCGCCGAGCGTGGGTCCCAGAACGGGCGCAACCAGGATGGCGATGGTGTACACGGCCATGGCCATGCCTCGCTTTTCGCCGGGAAACGCGTCGGCCAGAATGGCCTGGACGCTGGGTTGCAGGCCGCCACCAGCTAGTCCCTGCAGAACGCGAAAGATTACGAGAGCGGCGAGCGACGGAGCCAGTCCGCACGCGGCGGAGAATACCGTGAACAGGACCACGGAGATTAGATAGAAGTTGCGGCGGCCGATGACGGAGGAGATCCAGCCGGAGATGGGCAGGATGATCGCATTGGCGACCAGGTAGCTGGTGAGCACCCAGGTGGACTCGTCCTGCGAGCTGGACAGGGCGCCCGCAATGTGTGGCAGCGCGACGTTGGCGATGGACGTGTCGAGCACCTCCATGAACGTGCCCATGGTGACGACGAGTGCAACGATCCAGGGGTTGATCTGCTTGACGGCCTCAAGCACCGTTGGGCCGCCCTGTGCGGGCGAACTCAGGGGCACGTCCGGCTCAAAGCGGGTGGCCGCCGGTGCGAGTGCCTGCTCGGTTTGTACGACGCTCTGTTCTGGCATGTTGCTTTGAGTTGCCGGATTGCGAAAATGACCGCACAGTCATTGTACTGACTCGCTAGTCATTGGAGCAGGCATGCGGGGAAAACGATGCAGACATGTTTCACCCGGAATGTGCTAGCTTGTGCTCGTGCCTGCAGTTGCGTCTTCTCTTTCCGCACGCGTCCGCCGCAACGAAGCTCTCTCCGAGATCCGGACAGGGGAGATCCTGACGGCTGCAACGCGGGTGTTTGGGCGCAAGGGATACGAAGCCACTCGTGCGGAAGACATTGCTGCCGCCGCGGGCATCGCCAAAGGAACGCTGTACCTGTACTTCGACAGCAAAGAAGCCATCTATAGCGCGACCGTGAGCCGGGCCTGCCGCGAGCTGCGCGCCGAACTGGAACGGCATACCGCGCAGGTCACCGGATTCCAAGAAAAGCTACGGACCGCGCTGCAGGTCCGGCTGGAGTATTGGACAGAAAACCAGTCCATTTACAGATTGTTGCTGACCGTTGGCCGGGAGCAGAAGCATCGAAGGCAGACGGCCGACTTCTTGCGGGCCGCGCAGCGCGACTACAAGACGCTGCTGCAGGATGGGGTGGATGCGGGCGAGTTTGCCTGCGACGACCTAGAGCAGCTTGCCTGGGCGACGCTGGACCTAGTGCGCGGCGCAAGTGAGCGGCGTATCGATAAGTTAGGCGAGAGTGATCCGCGGCAGGATGCGCTGCGGATTACCGCGTTTGTGCTGGCGCAGAACACACGCCGGCCAAGTTCGCGGAAGCGTTGAGCGAGGACCAGGAGAGCTAGGAGAGAGGCCGCGGGGAGTCGAAGATAGATTCGAGGCAGATGGTGTGAAACCTCCAGCCTCGCTAATCGCGCCCCACTCCCGATTCGCATCGCGGCCTGCTAGTTCTTTGGCTGTTTTTCTACACCTTTACCAGGATTCTTCGCGTCCACCAGGTCCGGTGTGCTGACTGCACCCAGGGTCTGTTTCTGCGCCGCTGTGTCAATCCGCTTGGTACGTGTGAAGGTTTGCAGCTTGACCGGTGCGCTAGTCTTCAGCGCTTCCAGTACTCCCTCCAGGACTCGGACATCGGCAAAGCCTTCCTCGCCGTCGGGTTCGGGATCGGTGTTGTTCAGAATGCAATCGCTGAAGTACTTCAGTTCGCCCCCGAAGTGATCGGTATTCTTGAAGCTCTTCGTCGACTTGTCGTCTTTGATTGCGATCGTCTGTTCCAGCGGCTTGCCGAACATGTAGCAGGGATCGAGCACCACAGTGCCCTTGTCGCCTACAGCGGTCAGGCTGTTCGTAGTATTGCCGAAGTAGGAGACGCTGAACTGTGCCAGGCGCTCGCCCGGGAACCGCAGCGTGACCGCGACGGTGTCGTAGAAGTCCTGCGGCAGGCCGGATTCGGGATGCTTCGTCCCAACCGCGCTGGCTACCTCGGTGGGCTCGTCTTCCAGGATGTAGCGAGCGGCGTTGACAGGGTAGGGTCCCATGTCGAGCACCGGACCGGCGAGGTCGCCGTGATGCGCGCGATGGTTTGAGGGGTCCACCATCTGGGCAAAGGTAGAGCTGAACGTCGTGATGCGGCCCAGATCGCCCGAACGGATCGTGTCGATTGTGGCGAGCGTTGCCGGTTCAAAGTGCAGGCGATACGCGACCATCAGCTTTGCACCGCCAGCGGACTTCGCGGCACGCTCCGCCTCAAGAATCTTCCTGCACTGCTCGGTGGAGACTTCCATCGGCTTTTCCGTGAGCACGTGGATACCGGCGTTGAGCGCAGGAACGATGAACTCGGCGTGCCGCCAGTTCGGGGTTGCGAGATAGATGGCGTCGAACGTGCCGGACCGCAGGGCTTCGCTGAACTGCTCGTAGGTATAGGTCGCTTCTACGTCGTACTTCTCGCCCAGTTCCCTGGCTTTGGCGGGGTCGCTGGTGACCAGGGCGGTAATAACAGAGTTGCCGGTGTGGTCCACACCGGGCATCATGTCTTCCTGTGCGATGTCCCCTACGCCGACGATGGCATAGCGCACTTTCTTTTCGGCTGCCATGCCGAGCCATTCCTTGATGCCCATCCTGTTCACCCTCGCGTCTCTGCGTTGTTTGCAGAGGGTGAGATGCGACGCGATCCGGGTCGCGCAGGCGGGCGGCGCGATCTAGCGTGCGCCGCCGCCGTCGGAAGGTCCGGGTTACATATTGGTGTTGCCGGCACGCATCTGTTCGTTGAAGGTCGGCTTGGTAAAGGCGAGCGCCTCTGCCAACGTGGACTCGAACTCGGAGTGGTGGCCCATGAGCGGCGTGGTGGCGCTGCCAAACTCGCGATCCTGCTCAAACTGCAGCAGGCCGTCGCGGGAGAGAGATTCGGCGCTCTTCTGCAACTCCGCAACGGTTGTGTTGAGGTACTGCGCGTCACGCGGATCCAGCAGCCACACGGGTGCATTGCCGCCCAGTACACCGCTGAGCCAGAATAGTTTGCTGGCGAGGAAATCCTGGCGCTGCTGCTCGTCCGTATCGTTGAAGATGAAGCGCCCCTGCTTGGTCGAGTAGTACCGCGTGGTGACCGGTACTGGCTGGCGGTTGCCGCTCTTGACCAGTTCGATCTGGCCCTGATCCATGACCTTGCGGACGGCGTTGTAAATGAAGCCTTCGGCAAAGGGCTGCTCCGGTGCGGCAACGACCTCGGCGAAGGTGACGGTCATGCTGGCGGAAATCTTGGCGCGCAGTTGCTGTTCGGGCGCAGTTTTGCCGTCTTCCAGGTGCGCCTCGCCGTGCACGATGTAGGTGTCGGCGCCCGACGTGGAGAGGTGGAACGGCCACTGCCATGCGGAGAAGCTGATCGGCAGGCCGCCCAGCGTGACCGCGCACTCCGGCCGAGGATTGCGCAGGCGCTTTGCCGTTTGAAGAAGGAAGTCGTGCACCGGCTGCTGGAACGCGGCCTTGGACAGGTCGAGGTTGGCGCTCAATTCCAGGGTCTGGCGCCGCGCCGGGTTGTCCGGCAGGGTGAGCGTGTACAGCTCCGTGGGCAAGCCGTTGAAGCCGGAGTTTTCACCTGCGCCTGCCAGGTGCAGCCCTGCCCGTGCTGCTGCCTCTTCCACCTGCTTCGCCAGCTTCGTCGTCAACGCCATGGTGCTCTGCTTCCTTCGGGAATGAAATCTTGGGCCAGAATGCGGAGCACCTCCCGGAACGCGGTCGCGCGGAGAGCTCTTTTGCCCCATCTGCGATGGTATCGCAGTAGGCACTTAGGCGCGGTGGCTGTGGCGGTCCGAACCGGCAGGCGCGCACCTGGGGAAAGTCCCTCTTGCGGAGTGTGCCTCGCCGGGAGCAAGATGCTTCCACCTTGCACGCATTCCGCTCCTGTGTCGGGAGGGACTATGTACCGCCTTTCGGTGTCGATCGTCGGCGTGTTGTCTGTGATGTTTCTTGCGCCCGCCCCGCTGCGAGCGCAACAGGCAGCGGCCCAGCTTGCGGGTGCCGGGAACATTCCTGCGTCTATTCCGGCGACGTCCGTGGGTGCGGACACGGCAACCCACGTGGTGGATGGCGAAGGTCCGCCCTCGATGATGTTGGCCGATTCGCTCGTCGCGCGCGGACGCTACCTGGCCGCCATTCGTGTATACAGCCAGCTATCTCCGGTCAGCGCCGATGTGCAGAATCGCATGGGCGTGGCCAGCGAGCGGATGCTGATGTTCGATCAGGCGCAGCACTGCTTTGAAGCGGCGCTGAAGCTGGACCCAAAAATGGGAGACGCCTGGAACAACCTGGGCACGGTGATGCACAGCCGCGGCGACCTGGGTAAGGCAGAAAAATACTACCGAAAAGCCCTGAAGCTGAAGCCGACCAACGCGGACACATTTCAGAATCTGGGCGCGCTGTACTACAGCAAGCGCAACTACAACAAGGGTGATGCGATGTATCGCCAGGCCATTCGGCTGGACCCTGAGGTGATGGAGCGAACGGCGCAGCACGGAGTACAGACTGCAGGCACTTCCAAGAACCAGGCCGAGATGCACTACCACCAGGCGTGCACGTTTGCGCAGAGTGGCAATCCAAAGCTGGCTTTGGAATTTCTACGGCGCAGCATCGTCGAAGGATTTCACGACCGCAACCGGTTGTTGCACGAGTCGAGCTTTGCCGATCTACGGACCAGCGAACCGTTCCTGCGGATGGTGGACGATCTGAAGAGCAACTGAACGCCGCCGTCCCTTTCTTCAGCCGTCTACGGGTGCAACTGGTCCAGCGCCAGGTTCAGTTGCAGCACGTTGACGCGTGGTTCACCCAACAAGCCAAGCTGGCGTGGCGTGGTGTTGGCCTGAACGAGTTGGGTCACCGCGTCCGCGCTCAGGTGGCGTTCGCGGGCGATGCGCGGCACCTGGTACAGCGCGGCGGCTGGGGTGATGTCTGGATCCAGACCGGAGGCGGAAGCGGTGACCAGGTCTACTGGAACATCGGTGCTGCCCTCCGCCTCAGACTTCACGCTGGTATTCACGCGGTCCACCAGGGTTTTGCTGGACGGAGCCAAGTTGGAGCCGCTGCTGGACTGGGCGTCGTATCCGGTGCCCGCCGCGGACGGCCGGCTGTGGAAGTAGGTCGCTCCGGTGAACGGCTGCCCGATGATCCTGGAGCCGATCACATCTCCGTTGCGGGTGATGAGTTGACCGGTGGCCCTGTCGCGGAAGAGAAGCATAGAGATGCCGGTGATGACCGCGGGGTAGATCAGGCCAAGGAGGACGGCCGTGATGGCCGTGTAGAGCGTTGCGGTGACGATGGTCTTCTTCATGGCTCGGGTCCTTACGCCAGGTGAATCGCGGTGATGAGCATGTCGATCAGCTTGATGCCGATGAACGGAACGATGATGCCGCCCACACCATAGACAAGCAGGTTGCGCTGCAACAGCGCTGCGGCAGATAGCGGCTTGTACGCTACACCTTTCAGCGCCAGCGGAATGAGACCGATGATGATCAGAGCGTTGAAGATGATAGCCGACAGTACCGCCGATTCCGAGTTGTGCAGGTGCATGATGTTGAGCGCGTTCAGCACCGGGAAGACGCCGGCGAACATAGCCGGGATAATGGCGAAGTACTTGGCCACGTCATTCGCGATGCTGAAGGTGGTCAAAGCGCCGCGTGTCATGAGCAACTGCTTGCCGATGCCGACGATCTCGATCAGCTTGGTCGGATTCGAGTCGAGGTCAACCATGTTGCCGGCTTCCTTGGCGGCCTGGGTGCCGCTGTTCATGGCGACGCCTACGTCGGCCTGAGCCAGCGCGGGCGCGTCGTTGGTACCGTCGCCGGTCATGGCGACGAGCTTGCCCTCGGCCTGCTCGCGCTTGATTAGGTCCATCTTGTCCTTGGGCTTGGCCTCCGCCAGAAAGTCGTCGACACCTGCCTCACGCGCAATGGCGGCGGCGGTCAGCGGGTTATCGCCCGTGATCATCACCGTGCGAATGCCCATGGCGCGGAGCTGGTCGAAGCGCTCCTTCATGCCGCCCTTGACCACGTCCTTCAGGTAGATCACGCCCATGGCGCGGCCGTTCTCGGCGACGACCAGCGGTGTGCCGCCCTTGCGGGAGATCTCTTCGACGGAGGCGCGAACCTCAGCGGGCATGCCTTTGCCGTGCTCGTCCAGATAGCGAGCGATCGCATCCACGGCACCCTTGCGAATGGAGCGACCGTCCACCTCGATGCCGCTCATGCGGGTGTTGGCGCTGAAGGGAATGAACTCGGCGTTCACCTGGCCGAGTTCGCGACCGCGCAGGTTGTACTGCTCCTTCGCGAGCACGACCACGCTGCGGCCTTCCGGAGTCTCATCGGCAAGCGACGAGAGCTGCGCCGCGTCGGCAAGCTCCGCAGCGGTCACACCGGGTGCGGGAACGAACTCAGCGGCCTGGCGATTGCCGACGGTAATGGTGCCGGTCTTGTCGAGCAGCAGCGTGTTCACGTCGCCTGCGGCTTCCACGGCGCGGCCGCTCGTGGCCAGCACGTTGTGCTGCACGAGGCGATCCATACCTGCGATGCCGATCGCCGAAAGTAGCCCACCAATGGTGGTCGGGATCAGGCAAACCAGCAATGAGATGAGCACGAACACGGTCTGCGGCGCGCCCGAGTACTGCGCGAACGGCTGCAGCGTGACGACCGCCAACAGGAAAATAATCGTAAGTCCCGCAAGCAGAATGTTGAGTGCAATTTCGTTGGGAGTCTTCTGCCGTTCGGCGCCTTCGACCAGCGCGATCATGCGGTCGAGGAAGGTCTCGCCAGGGTTCGAGGTGATGCGTACGGTGATCACGTCACTGAGCACGCGCGTGCCGCCCGTAACTGCGGAGCGATCGCCACCGGCTTCGCGAATCACCGGAGCAGACTCGCCCGTGATCGCGGATTCGTCGACAGAAGCGACACCTTCGACTACTTCACCGTCGCCAGGAATCATCTGCCCGGCGGTGACGCGGACCACATCGTCGGCACGCAACTGGGAACTGGCGATCTCCTGCACTTGGCCGCTCTTGTCCACCTTGTAGGCGGTGGTCTCGGACTTGGCCTGGCGCAGGGCGTCGGCCTGTGCTTTGCCGCGGCCCTCCGCCATGGCCTCGGCGAAGTTCGCGAAGAGCACCGTGAACCAGAGCCACAACGTGATCTGGAGGTCGAAGCTGAAGTGCCCACGGTGCAGGATGCGATCGATGACCAGCAGCACGGTGGTGAGCACGCTGCCGATCTCCACCACAAACATGACGGGGTTCTTCATCATCAGCCGTGGGCTGAGTTTGCGCAGGGCATCTACCGAGGCGCGGCGGACAATTGCGGGATCAAAGAGAGAACGTTTCTTCGTGGCCATGGTTTCCTCGTTGCGCCGTTAGAAGAGTTGGCCCGCGCGGAGCAGCAGATGTTCCAGTATTGGACCAAGGCTGAGCACTGGGAAAAAGGTGAGCGCGCCGACAATCAGGATGATGCCCGTGAGCAGCACCGTGAACAGGGGCGTGGTGACCGGGAAGGTGCCGGCGGAGGCGGGCACAATCTTCTTCGCGGCTAGGCTGCCAGCGATGGCCATCATGGGAATCAGCATGAGGAAGCGGCCAGCGAACATCGCAACGGCGAGCGAGAAGTTGTACCAGTGCGTGTTGGCGCTGAGGCCAGCGAAGGCGGATCCGTTATTGCCGGTGGCGGAGGCGTACGCGTACAGGATCTCCGATAGGCCGTGCGGTCCGTGGTTGGTCAAGCTGCCTAGGCCCAGAACCGGCATGCGAATCGCGATGGCCGCCAGGCTCAGGATGATGAGCGGAAAGATGAGCAGATACAGCATTGACATCTGCACGTCATACGCTTCGATCTTCTTGCCGAGGTACTCCGGCGTGCGGCCGACCATGAGACCGGCGATGAACACCGCGAGGATGACGAAGACCAGCATGCCGTACATGCCCGCGCCCACGCCGCCAAAAACGATTTCGCCCAGCAGGATGTTAACCATGGGAACGAGGCCGCCGAGCGGTGTGAAGCTGTCATGCATGCCATTCACGGCACCGCAGCTTGCGTCAGTGGTCACGGTTGCGAACAGGGCGGTGTTCGCAATGCCGAAGCGAACTTCCTTGCCTTCCATGTTGCCGCCGCTCTGCGTCGCGGAGACGTGCTGGTCTACATGCGCGAGTTGCGGATTGCCCTGTGCCTCTGCCCAGTAGCAAACGAACGTGCCGGCGAACCACAGAATGACCATGGCGGCGAGCACAGCCCAGCCGTGCTTCGGAGACTTCACCATCTGGCCTAGAGTGACCGTCAGGGCCGCAGGTATCAGAAAGATCGCCAGCATTTGCAGCAGGTTGGTCAGCGGCGTGGGGTTCTCAAACGGGTGGGCGCTGTTTGCATTGAAGAAGCCGCCACCGTTGGTGCCGAGCATCTTGATGGCTTCCTGCGAGGCTACCGGGCCCTGTGCAATGGTCTGCGTGGACACGGTTGTTGTCTTGCCGTCAGAGCCGGTCGTCTTCTGTGTCTCGACGAGCTTTGCTGTGTCGTAGGGCCGGAAGTTTTGCACGACTCCCTGCGATACCAGCACCAACGCGAGCACGGCGGAAATCGGCAGCAGGATCCACAGCGTGCCGCGCGTCAGGTCGACCCAGAAGTTGCCGAGCGTCTTCATCTCGCGGCGGGCGATGCCACGAATGAACGCGATCGCGAGTGCCAGACCAACGGCTGCGGACCAGAAGTTGTGCGTGGCCAGACCGACCATCTGAGTCAGGTAGCTCATGGTCGTTTCCGGCGTGTACGACTGCCAATTGGTGTTCGTCGTGAACGAGACAGCGGTGTTCAGCGCCAGGTCTGCCGCCACGTTGGGCAGGTTCTGCGGGTTCAGGGGCAGCAGGTGCTGCACGCGCTGGATCACATAGGTAAGCACCAGAGACGCCAGGCTGAAGATGAGCATGGCGTTGGTGTACTGCCACCACGTCATCTCCTCGTCTTGTTTGACTCCGGTCACGCGGTACAGCAGACGTTCTATTGGCGCCAACACAGGATCGAGAAAGGTGCGGCGGTGTTCGAAGACGGCGGTGATGAAGCTGCCCAGCGGCTTCGCCAGAAGCAACACAATCGCCATGAACAAGCCAATTTGCAGCCAACCATTCAGAGTCATTTAGAACTTCTCCGGGCGCAACAAGGCGTACACGAGATACACCATCAGCAGAACCGCGATAGTCAGAAGAGCCACATTCAGGATCATGGGCGTTTTCCCTTCAAATCTTCACATCCGCGCACATACAGCAGCGATGTGGCAAAGAGCAGCGAGAGTAATAGCAAGGCCAGAGCATCCAGCATCTAGTCAGCCTTTCTTGAGTGCGATAGTGGTCCCGCGAGTCGGCCTTCGCACCACGTCGGGGTGCGGTGCGAAGATGCTGCGTAGCAGAGCCGGGCTCTTTGGAAGAAGAGCGATGCTGTAACGCAGGGTGCGACCGGCGGGCTGAGACATAATCGTGCTGTTGCTGTGTGTTGATCTTGCCGATCACCCGGCAGCACACGAAGCCACGCGACGTACGGACTTACAATCCCGACCACACAGTAATTACATGCTTCCTCGCGTGGGAAGTCCGTTAGAAAGGCATGAGAAAGTTATAAGTTCTCAGGCGAGGGAGTAAGCCGGTAGCCCACCCAGGGCTCGCTGTGAATGTAGCGATGTTCGCCGTGCTCAATCTTCTTACGCAGTTGCGCTACCAGAGTGCGCAGCTTCTCGACTTGCCCCTCTTCGGCAGCGCCCCAAATGAAACGACCAAGAGCTCGATGGGTCAGGATGCGATCCGGCTTCTGCAACAGAGCCGCAAGTAACTGAAACTCCTTCGGTGTCAGGCGCACGTCCACACCGCGCACCAGCACACGGTGGACTTCCGGGTTTAGTTCGAAGTCGCCTGCGTTCAGCGTGCCTTCGGGTGTCGTGCTTTCCTGCGGCGGCAGGGCCTGGCGACGTAACTGTGCGCGCACACGGGCCAGCAACTCCGGCATGGCGAAAGGCTTGGTCACATAGTCATCTGCGCCCGCGTCCAGGGCGTCGATCTTCATGCCTTCGGTCGCGCGAACGCTAAGAACGATGATGGGCACGCGAGAGATGCGGCGGATCGCCTCGGTCAGTGCAAGCCCGTCCATTACGGGCATGCTTAGGTCGGTAATGACCAGGTCTGGCTTTGACGATTCGAAGACCTCAAGGCCTTCGCGGCCGTTGCCCGCCTTGATCACCTCGTAGCCGCTGCTGACCAGGGAAGCGCGCAGCATGCGGGTGATCTGGGGCTCGTCGTCGACGATGAGGATGCGGCTCACGATTCCTCCTGGGTGACGATGTGCAGATCGACGTGTGGCGCTTCGGTCATGAACTTCTGGATGGCGAGATGGTACAGGTACTTGCGCAGGCCGTGCAGGGCAGATCGGCCGAAGATCACCTGGGTGATGCGGTGCTGCGTGACGTATTCGGCCGTGGCAGACGCGACACTTTTCCCTTTCAGGTGAACGATCTCCGCACCCAGATTGCTCGCGAACTGCAGGTGCGCCTGCAGGGTGTGTTGCCGCTCCGGATCTTCGTCGCGCTCCGTCTCTACGTGAACTACGAACAACTCGCCGTCCATGCCCTCGGCCAATCTGGCGCCGCGTGCGATCAGGTCGCGCGCCTGCGGATTGCTGCTGATGCACACGGCGATGCGCTCCGTAACCGCCCAGTGCGCACCCAGGCGTTTACGGCGAACGTAGTCGTCCAGGTGGCGGTCGACCGCCTTGGTGACTTTTTGCAATGCCATCTCGCGCAGGGCGATCAGATTGCCGCGTCGGAAGAAGTTCGCCAGTGAGCGCTCGATGCGATCCGGCGGATAGATGTCACCGCGCCGCATGCGCGTGATGAGTGCTTCCGGGGTCAGGTCGGCGATAACGATTTCGTCGGCGCGGTCCAGCACCCAGTCGGGCACCTGCTCGCGCACGGTCACGCCGGTCAGTGCCTGCACGCGCGTAGTCAGGCTTTCAATGTGCTGGATGTTGACCGTGGTGAGAACGTCGATTCTGTTTTCGAGCAGCAGCAGAACGTCTTCGTAGCGCTTTTCAAAGCGGCTGCCCACCACGTTGGTGTGTGCTAATTCGTCGACCAGCACCACCTGCGGAGCGCGCTTGAGAATCGCGTCTACATCCATCTCCTGAAAGATGGTTCCGCGATAATCGAGGTCGCGCCGGGGCACCTGCTCGAGTTTCTGGCTTACCTCCGCTGTGCCTGCGCGGCCGTGCGTTTCGACGACACCGATGACCACGTCCTCGCCGCGCTGCAACCGCCGCAGGCCCTCGCTCAACATGCTGTACGTCTTGCCGACACCCGGAGCGTAGCCAAGAAAGACCTTGAAGCGGCCCTTCTGCTTCTCGCCTTCCGCCTCGCTGCTGTGCAACCAGTCTTCCGGTGTCTTCCGAACGGTCATCGCCTTAGAATTGCCCTCATGGACTCGCGGCGCTTCATCATCATCT contains:
- a CDS encoding DHA2 family efflux MFS transporter permease subunit; translation: MPEQSVVQTEQALAPAATRFEPDVPLSSPAQGGPTVLEAVKQINPWIVALVVTMGTFMEVLDTSIANVALPHIAGALSSSQDESTWVLTSYLVANAIILPISGWISSVIGRRNFYLISVVLFTVFSAACGLAPSLAALVIFRVLQGLAGGGLQPSVQAILADAFPGEKRGMAMAVYTIAILVAPVLGPTLGGWITDNYSWRWIFYINIPVGLACAFFTRIVLHDPPQLVAKRLLNKGKKLQIDGTGLALISIGLASLEVVLDKGQELDWFGSSFICWTAFIAIACLLTAVWWELRVKAPVVNLRLLAERNFGMCCVIVLGVYTALYASTFLEPQFLQELMGYTATSAGIAVSPAGLVTMLEVPIVGWMLGRGSDARRFIFAGIATMVLGTWWLSLANLSVSESSFIWPRVVQVMGLGMVTVPLSTIMFRFLPSDQSSNAAGLYALVRNEGGSIGIAVASTFLQRTAQAHQAYLGANLTASNPLAQRALQAVGNAQGFSAANQGIAGLSELYGRLREQAQLLAYMDQYRLFTYLLIFLLPLVFFLKRPPRIIGKIELDAH
- the kdpB gene encoding potassium-transporting ATPase subunit KdpB; its protein translation is MATKKRSLFDPAIVRRASVDALRKLSPRLMMKNPVMFVVEIGSVLTTVLLVIDRILHRGHFSFDLQITLWLWFTVLFANFAEAMAEGRGKAQADALRQAKSETTAYKVDKSGQVQEIASSQLRADDVVRVTAGQMIPGDGEVVEGVASVDESAITGESAPVIREAGGDRSAVTGGTRVLSDVITVRITSNPGETFLDRMIALVEGAERQKTPNEIALNILLAGLTIIFLLAVVTLQPFAQYSGAPQTVFVLISLLVCLIPTTIGGLLSAIGIAGMDRLVQHNVLATSGRAVEAAGDVNTLLLDKTGTITVGNRQAAEFVPAPGVTAAELADAAQLSSLADETPEGRSVVVLAKEQYNLRGRELGQVNAEFIPFSANTRMSGIEVDGRSIRKGAVDAIARYLDEHGKGMPAEVRASVEEISRKGGTPLVVAENGRAMGVIYLKDVVKGGMKERFDQLRAMGIRTVMITGDNPLTAAAIAREAGVDDFLAEAKPKDKMDLIKREQAEGKLVAMTGDGTNDAPALAQADVGVAMNSGTQAAKEAGNMVDLDSNPTKLIEIVGIGKQLLMTRGALTTFSIANDVAKYFAIIPAMFAGVFPVLNALNIMHLHNSESAVLSAIIFNALIIIGLIPLALKGVAYKPLSAAALLQRNLLVYGVGGIIVPFIGIKLIDMLITAIHLA
- a CDS encoding TetR/AcrR family transcriptional regulator, translated to MPAVASSLSARVRRNEALSEIRTGEILTAATRVFGRKGYEATRAEDIAAAAGIAKGTLYLYFDSKEAIYSATVSRACRELRAELERHTAQVTGFQEKLRTALQVRLEYWTENQSIYRLLLTVGREQKHRRQTADFLRAAQRDYKTLLQDGVDAGEFACDDLEQLAWATLDLVRGASERRIDKLGESDPRQDALRITAFVLAQNTRRPSSRKR
- the kdpC gene encoding potassium-transporting ATPase subunit KdpC; amino-acid sequence: MKKTIVTATLYTAITAVLLGLIYPAVITGISMLLFRDRATGQLITRNGDVIGSRIIGQPFTGATYFHSRPSAAGTGYDAQSSSGSNLAPSSKTLVDRVNTSVKSEAEGSTDVPVDLVTASASGLDPDITPAAALYQVPRIARERHLSADAVTQLVQANTTPRQLGLLGEPRVNVLQLNLALDQLHP
- a CDS encoding tetratricopeptide repeat protein gives rise to the protein MYRLSVSIVGVLSVMFLAPAPLRAQQAAAQLAGAGNIPASIPATSVGADTATHVVDGEGPPSMMLADSLVARGRYLAAIRVYSQLSPVSADVQNRMGVASERMLMFDQAQHCFEAALKLDPKMGDAWNNLGTVMHSRGDLGKAEKYYRKALKLKPTNADTFQNLGALYYSKRNYNKGDAMYRQAIRLDPEVMERTAQHGVQTAGTSKNQAEMHYHQACTFAQSGNPKLALEFLRRSIVEGFHDRNRLLHESSFADLRTSEPFLRMVDDLKSN
- a CDS encoding Gfo/Idh/MocA family protein, encoding MGIKEWLGMAAEKKVRYAIVGVGDIAQEDMMPGVDHTGNSVITALVTSDPAKARELGEKYDVEATYTYEQFSEALRSGTFDAIYLATPNWRHAEFIVPALNAGIHVLTEKPMEVSTEQCRKILEAERAAKSAGGAKLMVAYRLHFEPATLATIDTIRSGDLGRITTFSSTFAQMVDPSNHRAHHGDLAGPVLDMGPYPVNAARYILEDEPTEVASAVGTKHPESGLPQDFYDTVAVTLRFPGERLAQFSVSYFGNTTNSLTAVGDKGTVVLDPCYMFGKPLEQTIAIKDDKSTKSFKNTDHFGGELKYFSDCILNNTDPEPDGEEGFADVRVLEGVLEALKTSAPVKLQTFTRTKRIDTAAQKQTLGAVSTPDLVDAKNPGKGVEKQPKN